The following proteins are co-located in the Labrys monachus genome:
- a CDS encoding MFS transporter yields the protein MITRAAPASGLRRTLALSRQILPLMVGICVAGAGNGLLTTVLSLHLGSGLFGDVAVRLVLTAFPIGFVGGCLAARSFVARLGHQRTFLAFAALTAAATAGFALDSQPVLWFVLRFVNGLSMAVLFIVAESWINLYAGASNRGTLFSLYMLMTSLSVLLGQLMVRLADPGGSTLFLLAACVGLAGVLYASFGGRWPALPASSPEAALPLGGREAAEPFGLWRLACLAPVTVIAAVQAGMTNLNVFVMTPLYGAQIGLDTSTTVGLTTAFSIGGLLAQTPVGWLSDTVDRRMLLVVGGGLAALLCGLIALLGNNSAWVLFALFFFYGAVTLTIYPVAIAFANARLETRFMVSVSGRLLLLYSIGGVFSPVISTQVMARFQPEALFVFLGTGAFLVMIAASYNLLRAPLRRSVQTSPAERSPAPGLPE from the coding sequence ATGATCACCCGAGCAGCGCCCGCATCCGGATTGCGGCGAACCCTGGCGCTTTCCCGCCAGATCCTGCCGCTGATGGTCGGCATCTGTGTCGCCGGCGCCGGCAACGGCCTGCTGACCACCGTGCTGTCGCTGCATCTCGGCAGCGGCCTGTTCGGCGACGTGGCGGTGCGCCTCGTGCTGACCGCCTTTCCCATCGGCTTCGTCGGCGGCTGCCTCGCCGCTCGCAGCTTCGTGGCGCGGCTCGGCCACCAGCGCACCTTCCTGGCCTTCGCGGCGCTGACGGCGGCGGCGACGGCGGGCTTCGCGCTGGACAGCCAGCCCGTCCTCTGGTTCGTGCTGCGCTTCGTCAACGGCCTGTCGATGGCGGTCCTGTTCATCGTCGCCGAAAGCTGGATCAATCTCTATGCCGGCGCCTCCAACCGGGGGACACTGTTCTCGCTCTACATGCTGATGACCTCGCTCAGCGTGCTGCTCGGCCAGCTCATGGTGCGGCTGGCCGATCCCGGCGGAAGCACGCTGTTCCTGCTGGCGGCCTGCGTCGGCCTCGCCGGCGTGCTGTATGCGAGCTTCGGCGGCCGATGGCCGGCCCTTCCCGCCTCCAGCCCCGAAGCGGCGCTGCCCCTGGGCGGGCGGGAGGCCGCCGAGCCCTTCGGCCTGTGGCGGCTGGCCTGTCTGGCACCCGTCACCGTCATCGCCGCCGTCCAGGCCGGCATGACCAATCTGAACGTCTTCGTGATGACGCCGCTCTACGGGGCGCAGATCGGCCTCGATACGTCGACGACGGTCGGCCTGACGACGGCCTTCAGCATCGGTGGCCTGCTGGCGCAGACGCCCGTCGGCTGGCTGTCCGACACCGTCGACCGGCGGATGCTGCTCGTCGTCGGCGGCGGCCTGGCCGCGCTCCTCTGCGGCCTGATCGCCCTGCTCGGCAACAATTCGGCCTGGGTGCTCTTCGCCCTGTTCTTCTTCTACGGCGCGGTGACGCTGACGATCTATCCCGTCGCCATCGCCTTCGCCAACGCCCGGCTGGAGACGCGCTTCATGGTGTCGGTCTCCGGCCGGCTGCTGCTGCTCTACTCCATCGGCGGCGTGTTCTCGCCGGTGATCTCGACGCAGGTGATGGCGCGCTTCCAGCCGGAGGCCCTGTTCGTCTTCCTCGGCACCGGCGCGTTCCTCGTGATGATCGCCGCCTCCTACAACCTGCTGCGCGCGCCCCTGCGGAGATCCGTCCAGACGAGCCCGGCCGAGCGCTCGCCGGCGCCCGGTCTGCCGGAATGA
- a CDS encoding dipeptide ABC transporter ATP-binding protein, translating into MIALDIANPGASGAPAMPADALLEVRNLRIEFKGKDDTVLAVPDVSFRIAPGESYGLVGESGCGKTTTAMAVMGYLGANGRVTGGSIRFEGQEIVGATPSQLRSIRGRRVAMVYQEPMSALNPVKTIGAQLAEVPRRHLGAGRAEALDMAAAMIEDVRLPDPREILRRYPHQLSGGQQQRIVIAMALLARPALLLLDEPTTGLDVTVEAAVLDLIADLRQRYGTSLLYISHNLGLIASTCDRVGIMYSGEIVEEGPTAQLFRRPRHPYTQGLLGCIPDIRADKTTRALAPIKGQIPLPQERPQGCFFGPRCDHFDAPRCGGEPIAMQPAAGDHGVRCVRWNEIEAPQPPHHAEDASFAVRAKALEIEDLDKVYVLGRGRAVVANEAVSLAAAKGEIVALVGESGCGKSSLARMVVGLEQATSGAIRFDGTDIAKADARHRSRPLLQSIQMIFQNPDSTLNPSHSAAWSIRRTIVKFGIRKGRAAIDQRVRELLEMVRLPPAIAARRPGQLSGGQKQRIAIARAFASDPALIVADEPVSALDVSVQAAVVTLLLDIQKERHSTLLFISHDLALVRHVADTVVVMYLGKVMERGRVEEIFSPPYHPYTEALLSAVHSPDPDAVPHERIRLSGETPSPISPPPGCRFASRCHRKVGAICDSVPPPVHRMSPTHEIACHIAPEALNAMPPVFDAPAEDAVSS; encoded by the coding sequence ATGATCGCACTCGATATCGCCAATCCGGGCGCTTCCGGCGCGCCGGCCATGCCTGCGGATGCCCTGCTCGAGGTCCGCAATCTGCGCATCGAGTTCAAGGGCAAGGACGACACGGTCCTCGCCGTGCCGGACGTGTCCTTCCGCATCGCCCCCGGCGAGAGCTACGGCCTCGTCGGCGAATCCGGCTGCGGCAAGACCACGACGGCGATGGCGGTGATGGGCTATCTCGGCGCCAATGGCCGGGTGACCGGCGGCAGCATCCGCTTCGAGGGCCAGGAGATCGTCGGCGCGACGCCGAGCCAGCTGCGCTCGATCCGCGGGCGGCGCGTCGCCATGGTCTACCAGGAGCCGATGAGCGCCCTCAATCCGGTCAAGACCATCGGCGCCCAGCTCGCCGAGGTGCCGCGCCGCCATCTCGGCGCCGGCAGGGCCGAGGCCCTGGACATGGCGGCGGCGATGATCGAGGACGTCAGGCTGCCCGACCCCCGCGAGATCCTGCGCCGCTATCCGCACCAGCTTTCGGGCGGCCAGCAGCAGCGCATCGTCATCGCCATGGCCCTGCTGGCGCGTCCGGCCCTGCTGCTGCTGGACGAGCCGACCACCGGGCTCGACGTCACCGTCGAGGCGGCAGTGCTCGACCTCATCGCCGATCTGCGGCAGCGCTACGGCACCAGCCTGCTCTACATCTCGCACAATCTCGGCCTGATCGCCTCGACCTGCGACCGCGTCGGCATCATGTATTCGGGCGAGATCGTCGAGGAGGGGCCGACCGCCCAGCTCTTCCGCCGGCCCCGCCACCCCTATACGCAGGGCCTGCTCGGCTGCATTCCCGACATCCGCGCCGACAAGACGACACGGGCCCTCGCGCCGATCAAGGGGCAGATTCCGCTGCCGCAGGAGCGACCGCAGGGTTGCTTCTTCGGCCCGCGCTGCGACCATTTCGACGCGCCGCGCTGCGGGGGCGAGCCGATCGCGATGCAGCCTGCGGCGGGCGACCATGGCGTGCGCTGCGTCAGGTGGAACGAGATCGAGGCCCCGCAACCGCCGCATCACGCCGAGGATGCCTCGTTCGCCGTGCGGGCGAAGGCGCTGGAGATCGAGGACCTCGACAAGGTGTATGTGCTCGGCCGGGGCCGTGCGGTCGTCGCCAACGAGGCGGTCTCGCTCGCGGCCGCCAAGGGCGAGATCGTGGCGCTGGTCGGCGAATCCGGCTGCGGCAAGTCGAGCCTGGCGCGCATGGTCGTCGGCCTGGAGCAGGCGACATCCGGCGCGATCCGCTTCGACGGCACCGATATCGCCAAGGCCGATGCGCGGCACCGCTCGCGCCCGCTGCTGCAGTCGATCCAGATGATCTTCCAGAACCCGGACAGCACGCTCAATCCGTCGCATTCCGCCGCGTGGTCGATCCGCCGCACCATCGTCAAGTTCGGCATCCGCAAGGGCAGGGCGGCCATCGACCAGCGCGTGCGCGAACTGCTCGAGATGGTCCGCCTGCCGCCGGCGATCGCCGCACGCCGCCCCGGCCAGCTTTCCGGCGGCCAGAAGCAGCGCATCGCCATCGCGCGCGCCTTCGCCTCCGACCCCGCGCTGATCGTCGCCGACGAGCCGGTCTCGGCCCTCGACGTCTCGGTGCAGGCCGCGGTGGTGACGCTGCTGCTCGATATCCAGAAGGAGCGGCACAGCACCCTGCTCTTCATCAGCCACGACCTCGCGCTGGTGCGGCACGTCGCCGATACCGTCGTCGTGATGTATCTCGGCAAGGTGATGGAACGCGGACGCGTCGAGGAGATCTTCAGCCCGCCTTATCATCCCTATACCGAGGCGTTGCTGTCGGCCGTGCACAGCCCGGACCCGGATGCCGTGCCGCATGAGCGCATCCGGCTCTCCGGCGAGACGCCGAGCCCGATCTCGCCGCCGCCCGGCTGCCGCTTCGCCTCGCGCTGCCACCGCAAGGTCGGGGCGATCTGCGACAGCGTGCCGCCGCCGGTGCACCGCATGTCGCCGACCCACGAGATCGCCTGCCATATCGCGCCCGAGGCGCTCAACGCCATGCCGCCCGTCTTCGACGCGCCGGCCGAGGACGCCGTATCGTCATGA
- a CDS encoding SDR family NAD(P)-dependent oxidoreductase, protein MPDLISNSRLAGRVILISGAASDIGAATARRCTAEGAVIACADLDAAAAEALADRIGGGAIGIGCDVTDLEAARHAVEQVAARFGRLDGYVHNAAAPSVDGDVTELDPADWHREIDVSLTGAFLMSKFAVPLMAQGGGGSIVLVASQLGHVATHKAVAYCAAKAGLIHLARLMAVDHAAAHIRVNSLSPGAVRTSRLLLRWPDLEAANAGLGDRHLLGRIGFPDEIAAAAAFLLSSDASFVTGTDLLVDGGYTAR, encoded by the coding sequence ATGCCTGACCTCATTTCGAACTCCCGCCTCGCAGGCCGGGTCATCCTGATCAGCGGCGCCGCCAGCGACATCGGCGCGGCGACCGCCCGCCGCTGCACGGCCGAAGGCGCCGTGATCGCCTGCGCCGACCTCGACGCCGCCGCCGCCGAAGCCCTGGCGGACCGCATCGGGGGCGGCGCCATCGGCATCGGCTGCGACGTCACCGATCTCGAAGCGGCGCGCCATGCCGTCGAGCAGGTGGCGGCGCGGTTCGGGCGTCTCGACGGCTATGTCCACAACGCCGCCGCGCCCTCCGTCGACGGCGACGTGACCGAGCTCGATCCGGCGGACTGGCACCGCGAGATCGACGTCTCGCTGACCGGCGCCTTCCTGATGAGCAAGTTCGCGGTGCCGCTGATGGCGCAGGGCGGCGGCGGCTCGATCGTGCTGGTCGCCTCGCAGCTCGGCCATGTCGCCACGCACAAGGCGGTCGCCTATTGCGCGGCCAAGGCCGGGCTGATCCATCTCGCACGCCTGATGGCCGTCGACCATGCCGCCGCTCATATCCGCGTCAACAGCCTGTCGCCCGGCGCGGTGCGCACCTCGCGCCTGCTGCTGCGCTGGCCGGACCTCGAGGCCGCCAATGCCGGGCTCGGCGACCGGCATTTGCTCGGGCGCATCGGCTTTCCCGACGAGATCGCGGCGGCGGCGGCCTTTCTCCTGTCTTCGGACGCATCTTTCGTGACGGGCACCGACCTGCTCGTCGATGGGGGCTACACCGCCCGGTGA
- a CDS encoding NAD-dependent epimerase/dehydratase family protein: MTLLVTGGGGFVMSVVAGEWLKRDPANKVAILDRSGLDAMAERYFAPMRDRLTVIEGDVCATQGWQDRLDGLGITAIVHGATITPISRGTDPKLHPEAGNPAGIMEVNLMGTVRVADWARSNRAVRRFIYVSSGSVYRNQGPDWAGEPLPEDGYVAPVTLYGISKFASEMVVNRYADLFGLSAASVRLSSIYGPMDRATASRNFRHVPNRIAHMALTGETIRPNSLDAVGDYLSAVDVAHAIHALVDAPALRYRHYNIASGVTTTTGELIAWAAEKVPGLRFEVSTGADANVVHDPRLKDGMWGAYDIARIAHDTGWRPRPGRVGFHDYMDWVAEHDLSDPA; this comes from the coding sequence ATGACACTTCTGGTAACGGGCGGCGGCGGCTTCGTCATGAGCGTCGTCGCCGGCGAATGGCTGAAGCGGGATCCGGCCAACAAGGTGGCGATCCTCGACCGGTCCGGCCTCGACGCGATGGCGGAGCGCTATTTCGCGCCGATGCGGGACCGCCTGACGGTGATCGAAGGCGATGTCTGCGCCACGCAGGGCTGGCAGGACCGGCTCGACGGCCTCGGCATCACCGCGATCGTCCACGGCGCCACGATCACGCCGATCTCGCGCGGCACCGACCCCAAGCTCCATCCGGAGGCGGGGAATCCCGCCGGCATCATGGAGGTCAACCTGATGGGCACCGTGCGCGTCGCCGACTGGGCACGCAGCAACCGGGCGGTCCGGCGCTTCATCTATGTCAGCTCCGGCTCGGTCTATCGCAACCAGGGGCCCGACTGGGCCGGCGAACCCCTGCCGGAAGACGGCTATGTCGCGCCGGTGACGCTTTACGGCATCTCGAAATTCGCTTCCGAGATGGTCGTCAACCGCTATGCCGACCTGTTCGGCCTTTCGGCGGCGTCGGTCCGCCTCTCCTCCATCTACGGGCCGATGGACCGCGCCACCGCGAGCCGTAATTTCCGCCACGTGCCCAATCGGATCGCCCATATGGCGCTGACGGGCGAGACGATCCGGCCCAACAGCCTGGACGCCGTCGGCGACTATCTGAGCGCCGTCGACGTGGCCCATGCCATCCATGCGCTCGTCGATGCGCCCGCCTTGCGCTACCGCCACTACAACATCGCCAGCGGCGTCACGACGACGACGGGCGAGCTCATCGCCTGGGCCGCCGAGAAGGTGCCGGGCCTGCGCTTCGAGGTCTCGACCGGCGCGGACGCCAACGTCGTCCACGACCCGCGGCTGAAGGACGGCATGTGGGGCGCCTACGACATCGCCCGCATCGCGCACGACACCGGATGGCGCCCGCGCCCGGGCCGGGTGGGCTTCCACGACTACATGGACTGGGTCGCCGAGCACGACCTGTCCGATCCGGCCTGA